The following proteins come from a genomic window of Rissa tridactyla isolate bRisTri1 chromosome 11, bRisTri1.patW.cur.20221130, whole genome shotgun sequence:
- the LOC128916213 gene encoding protocadherin gamma-A10-like, whose product MFAAGRQWVRRNRALLWCVLVAAWEAAWGQLRYSVSEEMPKGSFVGDVAKDLALELQALQDRAVRILGRGRTQYFALHGKTGHLVTAERIDREQLCRLLEKCLLRCEVIVEGEMKVYGIEVEIRDINDNAPSFQEAEMDLRVTEMTVPGSRFPLAEAHDPDVGRNSLQRYELSGDEHFSLSVQTGPGGDQRPELVLAKALDREEAAFHELVLRASDGGEPSRTGTARIRVAVLDANDNAPAFSQAEYTVRVAEDVPVGSALLTVMATDADEGIYGDVKYSLKKTKDIALELFHLDSETGVITLLRSLDFEEGDSYEMEVQARDGGALFDTAKVAITVTDVNDNAPEMTVTSQLSEISEDAPPGTVVALLHVQDRDSGPNGQVRCSIAESLPFRLEKTFEDYYRVVTAEVLDREAVSEYNVTVRASDGGSPPLWSSAVLSLRVLDVNDNAPVFAEARYSARVAENNAAGALVLTVRAADADWGQNARVRYRLWEGRVRGAPLSSYVSVHAETGALYALRSFDYEEVREVGLWVRAEDGGAPSLSSNVSVRLVIVDENDNAPQVLYPPSASGAGWAGVELAPRSAEPGALVAKVVAVDADAGQNAWLSYELAKATEPALFRVGLHSGEVRTARVPLSRDAARQSLVVVVKDHGRPALSATATLTVVLAESVGELLSELGSAAAAAAGEPSVSLTRWLVLAVAAVSCLFLAFLLLLLALRLRRWRRSQLLAAGSGALRGVPASHFVGIDGVRAFLHSYSHEVSLTADSRKSQLRFSGGSCCDTLPARPPPDEPAPLLAEDADGARRADPDAPPVSSSHHACSATPPSPASLLFATRVLCPVCRMKFSYKDDRASLINSLCGGASFSGEVNVVLLLSVRVGVEAGEVRLLLS is encoded by the coding sequence ATGTTTGCGGCGGGGAGGCAATGGGTCCGGCGGAATCGAGCCTTGCTGTGGTGCGTCCTGGTGGCAGCATGGGAGGCGGCGTGGGGCCAGCTGCGCTACTCCGTTTCCGAGGAGATGCCGAAGGGCTCGTTCGTGGGCGACGTAGCTAAGGACCTGGCGCTGGAGCTGCAGGCGCTCCAAGACCGTGCCGTCCGCATTTTAGGCAGAGGCCGAACGCAGTATTTCGCCCTGCACGGGAAGACGGGACATTTAGTGACGGCGGAGAGGATagacagagagcagctgtgccGGCTACTGGAGAAATGCTTGCTGCGCTGTGAGGTGATCGTGGAGGGGGAAATGAAGGTTTATGGAATCGAAGTGGAAATCAGGGACATTAACGACAACGCCCCCAGCTTCCAAGAGGCAGAAATGGACCTGAGGGTGACAGAGATGACAGTTCCGGGGTCGCGGTTTCCCCTAGCTGAGGCTCACGACCCGGACGTGGGACGGAATTCCCTGCAGAGGTACGAGCTGAGCGGCGACGAGCACTTCTCGCTGTCCGTGCAGACGGGCCCCGGCGGGGACCAGCGTCCCGAGCTGGTGCTGGCGAAGGCGCTGGACCGGGAGGAGGCGGCCTTTCACGAGCTGGTGCTGAGGGCGAGCGACGGCGGCGAGCCGTCGCGGACGGGCACGGCGCGGATCCGCGTGGCGGTGCTGGACGCCAACGACAACGCGCCCGCATTCAGCCAGGCGGAGTACACGGTGCGTGTGGCGGAGGACGTGCCCGTGGGCTCTGCCCTGCTTACCGTCATGGCCACCGACGCTGACGAGGGGATATACGGCGACGTCAAATACTCGTTGAAGAAAACGAAGGATATAGCACTAGAGTTATTCCATCTGGACTCTGAGACGGGAGTGATCACTCTGTTGCGTAGCCTGGACTTCGAGGAAGGCGACTCGTACGAAATGGAGGTGCAGGCACGGGACGGCGGGGCTCTTTTCGACACGGCGAAAGTGGCGATCACTGTGACAGACGTGAACGACAACGCACCCGAAATGACAGTGACTTCTCAGCTAAGCGAGATCTCTGAGGACGCCCCGCCGGGGACGGTGGTGGCCCTGCTGCACGTGCAGGACCGCGACTCGGGCCCCAACGGCCAGGTGCGGTGCAGCATCGCCGAGAGCCTCCCGTTCCGTCTGGAGAAGACCTTTGAGGACTACTACCGTGTGGTGACTGCCGAGGTGCTGGACCGTGAGGCGGTGTCGGAGTACAACGTGACGGTGCGGGCGTCGGACGGCGGTTCGCCGCCGCTGTGGAGCAGCGCGGTGCTGTCGCTGCGGGTgctggacgtgaacgacaacgcgccggtgtTCGCGGAGGCGCGGTACAGCGCGCGGGTGGCCgagaacaacgcggcgggcgcgCTGGTGCTGACGGTGCGGGCGGCGGACGCGGACTGGGGTCAGAACGCGCGCGTGCGGTACCGGCTGTGGGAGGGGCGCGTGCGGGGCGCGCCGCTGTCGTCGTACGTGTCGGTGCACGCGGAGACGGGCGCGCTGTACGCGCTGCGCTCCTTCGACTACGAGGAGGTGCGCgaggtggggctgtgggtgcGGGCGGAGGACGGCGGCGCGCCGTCGCTGAGCAGCAACGTGTCGGTGCGCCTGGTGATCGTGGAcgagaacgacaacgcgccgcagGTGCTGTACCCGCCGTCGGCGTCGGGCGCGGGCTGGGCGGGCGTGGAGCTGGCGCCGCGGTCGGCGGAGCCCGGGGCGCTGGTGgccaaggtggtggcggtggacgcGGACGCGGGGCAGAACGCGTGGCTGTCGTACGAGCTGGCGAAGGCGACGGAGCCGGCGCTGTTccgcgtggggctgcacagcggcgAGGTGCGCACGGCGCGGGTGCCGCTGTCCCGCGACGCGGCGCGGcagagcctggtggtggtggtgaaggaccACGGGCGTCCGGCGCtgtcggccacggccacgctgacGGTGGTGCTGGCCGAGAGCGTGGGCGAGCTGCTGTCGGAgctgggcagcgcggcggcggcggcggcgggcgagccgTCCGTCAGCCTGACgcgctggctggtgctggccGTGGCGGCcgtgtcctgcctcttcctcgccttcctgctgctgctgctggcgctgcgcCTGCGACGCTGGCGCCGCTCGCAGCTgctggcggcgggcagcggcgcctTGCGCGGCGTCCCGGCCTCGCACTTCGTGGGCATCGACGGCGTCCGCGCCTTCCTGCACTCCTACTCGCACGAGGTGTCGCTCACCGCCGACTCGCGCAAGAGCCAGCTCCGCTTCTCGGGCGGCAGCTGCTGCGACACCCTCccggcgcgcccgccgcccgACGAGCCCGCGCCGCTGCTCGCCGAGGACGCCGACGGCGCCCGCCGCGCCGACCCCGACGCTCCCCCGGTGAGTTCCTCCCACCACGCTTGCTCCGCCACGCCTCCCTCTCCCGCTTCTCTGCTCTTTGCCACCCGTGTTCTCTGTCCTGTCTGTAGGATGAAGTTTAGTTACAAGGATGACAGAGCTTCGTTGATCAACTCTCTGTGTGGTGGTGCCTCTTTCTCTGGGGAGGTGAACGTGGTGTTGTTGCTCAGTGTTAGAGTAGGTGTGGAGGCAGGAGAAGTGAGGCTGCTGTTGTCCTGA